The Paenibacillus uliginis N3/975 genome has a window encoding:
- a CDS encoding serine hydrolase domain-containing protein, with the protein MVLILFVFAIAVGTVITQSIWRGKSTNEKLDIIFKRTVDNKKVFDMAINIESADGKFSYKNSAGNMQENSPFAIASITKMFTAAVIFNLIDSGQLSLDDTIEQFFDTSEIDQLHMYKGIDSTGTITVSQLLSQTSGLPDYYTEKTGDGTSYEDELVKEDAAITFEEILERSKKLEAHFVNGTEGEAYYSDLNFDLLGKIAEKVSGEKLEILYDKYIIKPLTLESTYLSQMDSSFAPIYMGKEKVFRPIYLSSARASGGIISNASDLMKFLKAFFNGELFSPSNIENIEWNKIQFFPLEYGKGMMRVKMSRLMSPFFPAPEILGHSGSTGSFAFYCPSKQIFIVGTINQTEKNPFQTIYMMLNCID; encoded by the coding sequence ATGGTATTGATCCTATTTGTATTCGCAATTGCTGTTGGAACAGTGATAACTCAAAGCATTTGGAGAGGAAAAAGCACGAATGAAAAACTAGATATTATTTTTAAAAGAACGGTTGATAATAAAAAGGTATTTGATATGGCGATTAATATCGAATCTGCCGATGGAAAATTCTCATATAAAAATTCAGCGGGCAATATGCAAGAAAATAGTCCGTTTGCCATCGCCAGTATTACAAAGATGTTTACTGCTGCAGTCATTTTTAATCTAATCGATTCAGGACAACTGTCATTAGACGATACGATTGAACAATTTTTTGATACAAGCGAGATCGATCAATTGCACATGTATAAAGGGATTGATTCTACCGGTACGATAACTGTAAGCCAATTATTATCCCAGACCTCTGGCCTTCCGGACTATTACACGGAAAAAACCGGGGATGGAACATCCTACGAAGATGAATTAGTAAAGGAGGATGCGGCGATTACCTTTGAAGAAATTTTGGAACGTAGCAAAAAGTTAGAAGCCCATTTCGTCAATGGGACCGAGGGAGAAGCATATTATTCAGATCTTAATTTTGATTTACTAGGAAAAATTGCTGAAAAGGTATCCGGCGAAAAATTGGAGATCTTATATGACAAATATATAATAAAGCCGCTAACGCTTGAATCTACTTATTTAAGTCAAATGGACAGCAGTTTCGCTCCGATCTATATGGGAAAAGAAAAGGTATTTCGTCCAATCTATCTATCAAGTGCAAGAGCTTCCGGCGGAATTATATCTAATGCATCGGATTTGATGAAGTTTTTAAAAGCCTTTTTCAATGGAGAACTTTTTTCACCGTCAAATATTGAAAATATCGAGTGGAATAAAATCCAATTTTTCCCTTTAGAGTATGGAAAGGGCATGATGCGCGTTAAAATGTCTCGGCTGATGTCACCCTTTTTCCCTGCACCAGAAATACTTGGTCATTCCGGGTCTACAGGCAGTTTTGCATTTTACTGTCCGTCAAAGCAGATTTTTATCGTCGGAACCATAAATCAAACCGAAAAAAATCCATTTCAAACCATTTACATGATGTTGAATTGTATTGATTAA
- a CDS encoding glycoside hydrolase family 3 protein has protein sequence MKKKVALIFTSILVIAATVMFIWDQSNSQVKNKEPKPVQSATVTEILSDEISIEDKAKKLVALMNDKEKIGQLVMYTPTVQADSFSSKMIKEYYVGSALLNGQMSSAAKTAQFTNQLQEWASESRLGIPLFISGDMEYGTAQRVPGEATILPRQMAIGATGNVKYAEQAARVTAIEAKAMGFHWSYSPVVDVNSNLQNPVIGVRSFGENTKLVSDMAVAQVKGYQSEGVLSSAKHFPGHGDTGFDTHSTLSKISYSEDVLRQVHLPPFQAVIKQGIESIMTSHIIIESIDPELPATLSEKVLTGLLRDDLDFEGIIITDAMIMEAISKNWGAGEAAVMAVNAGADIVMANGSVDDQIDTLDSLYEALQAGKIERSRVDESVERIVTYKLKLNMFHNRFVDVENATEVVGNEEHWKIAERIALDSITLVKNDNVLPFDPQTNETTLVVSVAYANRIAETVKRVSKGEVIAYQAAPATGERLDATKEAVEKALEQAKKADRIIVFTQSDREIPQGQIDLVNKLVATGKPVVAVSLGNPGDLLGYLDVKAYVSAYALDNWYWLTPIPVSWDAAIQVIFGSKPMGKLPVTLNTSYARDFGLSYP, from the coding sequence ATGAAAAAGAAAGTCGCTCTTATATTCACTTCCATCTTAGTAATCGCAGCAACTGTCATGTTTATATGGGATCAGAGTAACTCTCAAGTAAAGAATAAGGAACCAAAGCCTGTGCAAAGTGCGACGGTGACTGAAATTCTCAGTGATGAAATTTCTATTGAGGATAAGGCAAAGAAGCTTGTAGCGCTAATGAACGACAAGGAGAAGATAGGCCAACTAGTGATGTATACGCCTACCGTTCAAGCTGATTCTTTTTCCAGTAAAATGATCAAGGAGTATTACGTGGGCAGTGCTCTTTTAAATGGACAGATGAGTAGTGCCGCAAAGACTGCTCAGTTTACGAATCAATTACAGGAATGGGCATCAGAATCCCGATTAGGTATACCTTTATTTATTTCTGGTGATATGGAATATGGAACCGCACAAAGAGTTCCTGGAGAAGCTACGATTCTTCCAAGACAGATGGCAATTGGGGCCACAGGTAATGTCAAGTATGCTGAACAAGCAGCACGGGTAACGGCTATTGAAGCTAAAGCAATGGGCTTTCATTGGAGCTACTCTCCTGTAGTGGATGTAAACTCTAACCTCCAAAACCCGGTTATTGGTGTCCGCTCTTTTGGTGAAAATACGAAGCTGGTTAGCGATATGGCTGTAGCCCAAGTGAAGGGCTATCAAAGCGAAGGAGTGTTATCCAGTGCTAAACATTTTCCGGGGCATGGGGATACCGGCTTCGACACCCATTCAACTCTATCCAAAATATCCTACAGCGAAGACGTACTGCGGCAAGTGCACCTCCCTCCATTTCAAGCGGTAATTAAGCAAGGCATTGAATCTATTATGACATCACATATTATTATCGAAAGCATTGACCCTGAACTACCCGCCACATTATCGGAAAAGGTTCTAACAGGATTATTGCGAGATGATTTAGACTTCGAAGGAATCATTATTACTGACGCAATGATTATGGAAGCCATATCGAAAAATTGGGGAGCGGGTGAAGCTGCAGTTATGGCCGTTAATGCAGGAGCAGATATTGTGATGGCCAATGGCTCTGTAGATGATCAAATCGATACACTGGACTCTCTGTATGAAGCACTTCAGGCTGGAAAAATTGAGAGAAGCCGTGTAGATGAGTCTGTAGAACGAATTGTTACATATAAATTAAAGTTGAACATGTTTCATAATCGCTTTGTAGACGTTGAGAATGCTACCGAAGTGGTAGGAAACGAAGAGCATTGGAAGATCGCAGAGCGTATTGCATTGGATTCCATTACACTAGTTAAGAATGACAACGTACTTCCATTCGATCCGCAAACGAATGAAACAACCCTTGTCGTGAGTGTGGCTTATGCGAATCGAATTGCAGAGACAGTAAAGAGAGTAAGCAAGGGCGAAGTAATTGCTTACCAGGCAGCTCCAGCTACTGGCGAACGATTGGATGCAACAAAAGAAGCTGTTGAGAAAGCCCTTGAACAGGCTAAGAAAGCGGATCGTATTATTGTATTTACTCAGTCGGATCGAGAAATACCGCAAGGGCAAATTGATTTGGTAAACAAGTTAGTTGCAACAGGCAAGCCTGTTGTAGCTGTCTCTCTCGGCAATCCCGGCGACCTTTTGGGCTACTTGGATGTTAAGGCGTATGTGTCAGCATATGCTTTGGATAATTGGTATTGGTTAACGCCCATTCCGGTTTCGTGGGATGCTGCCATTCAGGTCATATTTGGTTCGAAGCCGATGGGTAAATTGCCAGTAACATTAAATACGAGTTACGCGAGAGATTTTGGCTTGAGTTATCCTTAG
- a CDS encoding ABC transporter ATP-binding protein produces MSEKASKFRKPKNRGPMGGGPGGPGMMMPGEKAKDFKGTFKKLIAYLGQYKIAVAFVILFAIGSTIFNILGPKILGQATTKVFEGVMNIISGTGNGIDFSYISQIMFILVVLYIISALFAYIQGYIMSHVSMKVTYNLRRDISEKIHKLPLKYFDKRNYGEVLSHITNDVDAISQSLNQSLTQIITSVTSIIGIMIMMFTISWQMALVALCVLPMSFIFIMLVVKKSQKHFVAQQESLGHVNGHIEEMYGSHTVMKAFNGEEESLKKFDEHNEKLYNSAWKSQFLSGMMMPIMSFIGNIGYVAICILGGYLAANGRISVGDIQAFIQYMRQFTQPIAQVANISNVLQQTVAAAERVFEFLAEEEEPADTTTPADASHVQGAVRFENVHFGYNPEKTVINNFTASVQPGQKVAIVGPTGAGKTTIIKLLMRFYDIQDGAIMIDGNDIRDFTRKDLRSMFGMVLQDTWLYNNTIKENIRYGKLDATDDELYAAAKAAQVDHFIRTLPDGYDMVLNEEASNVSQGQKQLLTIARAILSNPKILILDEATSSVDTRTEVLIQKAMANLMKGRTSFVIAHRLSTIRDADLIFVMKDGDIIEQGTHDELLAQGGFYENLYNSQFSEGEEEAS; encoded by the coding sequence ATGAGTGAGAAAGCCTCCAAGTTTAGAAAACCGAAGAATAGAGGGCCGATGGGCGGCGGACCTGGTGGACCAGGGATGATGATGCCTGGTGAGAAGGCGAAGGACTTTAAAGGAACCTTTAAGAAGCTGATTGCTTACTTGGGTCAATATAAGATTGCAGTAGCATTCGTTATCCTGTTTGCTATCGGATCTACAATATTCAATATATTAGGACCTAAAATACTTGGTCAAGCAACAACCAAAGTATTCGAAGGTGTCATGAATATAATATCGGGTACAGGTAACGGCATTGACTTTAGTTATATAAGTCAGATTATGTTTATCCTAGTCGTACTCTACATCATCAGTGCACTGTTTGCTTACATTCAAGGTTATATCATGTCTCATGTTTCGATGAAGGTGACTTATAATCTGAGACGTGATATCTCTGAGAAGATTCATAAGCTGCCATTGAAGTACTTTGATAAACGTAATTATGGTGAAGTATTGTCGCATATCACGAATGACGTTGATGCAATCAGCCAGAGCTTGAATCAAAGCTTGACTCAGATCATCACCTCGGTAACGAGCATCATCGGGATTATGATCATGATGTTTACGATCAGCTGGCAGATGGCGTTAGTCGCGCTCTGCGTTCTGCCGATGTCTTTTATCTTTATTATGCTGGTAGTGAAGAAGTCGCAGAAGCACTTCGTTGCACAACAAGAGTCTCTCGGACATGTCAATGGGCACATTGAAGAGATGTATGGTAGCCATACGGTGATGAAGGCGTTCAATGGCGAGGAAGAGTCGCTTAAGAAGTTTGATGAACATAACGAGAAGCTGTACAATTCCGCATGGAAATCGCAATTCCTCTCTGGAATGATGATGCCTATTATGAGCTTTATCGGCAATATTGGGTACGTAGCGATCTGTATTCTCGGTGGATACTTGGCTGCAAATGGCCGAATCTCTGTCGGTGATATCCAAGCCTTTATCCAATATATGCGCCAGTTTACGCAGCCAATTGCGCAGGTTGCGAATATCTCAAACGTCCTGCAGCAGACAGTTGCGGCTGCTGAACGCGTATTTGAATTCTTGGCTGAAGAAGAAGAGCCTGCAGATACGACAACGCCAGCAGATGCTTCTCATGTACAAGGTGCCGTTCGCTTTGAAAATGTTCACTTTGGATACAATCCGGAGAAGACAGTTATTAATAACTTTACAGCAAGTGTTCAACCTGGACAGAAGGTCGCTATCGTTGGACCTACAGGTGCGGGGAAGACAACGATCATTAAGTTGTTAATGCGTTTCTACGATATTCAAGATGGTGCAATCATGATTGATGGCAACGACATCCGTGACTTCACTCGCAAAGACTTGCGCTCGATGTTCGGAATGGTTCTGCAGGATACTTGGTTGTATAACAATACCATTAAGGAAAATATCCGCTACGGTAAGCTCGATGCAACCGATGATGAGCTCTACGCTGCGGCTAAGGCTGCTCAGGTTGATCACTTCATTCGTACGCTGCCTGATGGCTATGACATGGTGCTTAATGAAGAAGCAAGCAATGTGTCACAAGGTCAGAAACAGCTGCTTACGATTGCACGTGCGATCTTGTCCAATCCGAAGATTCTGATCTTGGACGAAGCGACCAGCTCGGTTGACACCCGTACCGAAGTTCTGATTCAAAAAGCGATGGCGAATCTGATGAAGGGACGAACGAGCTTCGTGATTGCTCACCGTCTGTCAACGATTCGGGATGCCGACCTCATCTTTGTGATGAAGGATGGCGATATTATCGAGCAAGGTACGCATGATGAGCTGTTAGCACAGGGCGGCTTCTACGAAAACCTGTACAACAGTCAGTTCTCTGAGGGCGAGGAAGAAGCGAGTTAA
- a CDS encoding MarR family winged helix-turn-helix transcriptional regulator, whose amino-acid sequence MDQERSQGKRLIEAMAKIKRVSSKHKFDDLLPQREFYVMEIINSRMQCNNSDEQEQLAPPGIKVSELSEILHITMPSVSQMINGLEQKGYVKRITTKNDRRVVYITLDVEGEAALKKAKKTFLSFTDEIVTRLGHEETEQLITLCTRLYEIIGDIKSRQS is encoded by the coding sequence ATGGATCAGGAGCGTAGTCAAGGTAAACGATTGATTGAGGCTATGGCCAAAATAAAACGTGTGTCATCTAAGCATAAATTTGATGACCTTTTGCCCCAACGCGAATTTTATGTAATGGAAATTATTAATAGTCGAATGCAGTGCAATAACTCCGATGAACAGGAGCAGCTTGCTCCGCCAGGTATTAAAGTATCTGAATTGAGCGAGATATTGCACATTACGATGCCTTCAGTCTCACAGATGATCAATGGTTTAGAGCAGAAAGGCTATGTGAAACGCATCACTACTAAAAATGACCGGCGAGTTGTGTATATAACGCTTGATGTTGAAGGAGAGGCCGCATTAAAAAAAGCCAAAAAAACCTTCTTATCCTTTACCGATGAAATTGTAACTCGGCTTGGACATGAGGAAACAGAGCAGCTTATCACATTATGTACTCGCCTTTACGAGATTATTGGTGACATCAAGAGTCGTCAATCCTAA
- a CDS encoding LysR substrate-binding domain-containing protein, translating to MDIRKLHYFIAVAEELHFSRAAEKLNMTQPPLSQQIQDLEKELGVKLLERNKRQVRLTPAGAVFLEEAKMILSQLERSIKTTQLTSQGIIGHLVVGFVDSAAGDIMVDILRVFRERFPQIQLTLCEMTSAQQWQALHDGTIHVGFPRFIESTKHIDYRTITNESLVAVLPEQHPLARLSAISVRSLELEPFILSPRYLGVSFHDLIIGFCAQHGVYPKVVQEAIQMYTIVNLVAANLGVSIVPSSVSVFQRSGVVFRPFEESVPPVPLYTAWRTDVNKAVLSAFIRTVEEVSSIAIDSR from the coding sequence ATGGATATACGTAAATTACATTACTTCATTGCAGTAGCGGAAGAACTTCATTTCAGCCGTGCTGCGGAAAAATTGAATATGACACAGCCACCTTTAAGTCAGCAAATTCAAGACTTGGAAAAAGAACTTGGCGTGAAACTGTTGGAACGCAACAAGAGACAAGTTCGTCTCACACCTGCGGGGGCCGTTTTTTTAGAGGAAGCCAAAATGATTTTATCCCAATTGGAGCGGTCTATTAAAACTACGCAACTGACCAGCCAAGGAATAATCGGACATTTAGTCGTTGGATTTGTAGATTCAGCAGCGGGAGATATAATGGTTGATATTTTGAGAGTATTTCGGGAACGATTCCCGCAAATACAGCTTACTTTATGCGAGATGACTTCTGCCCAGCAATGGCAGGCTTTACATGACGGAACCATTCATGTTGGGTTTCCGCGTTTCATCGAATCGACAAAGCATATCGACTATCGTACCATTACAAACGAATCACTTGTTGCTGTACTGCCCGAACAGCATCCGTTAGCCAGACTGTCTGCAATTTCTGTCCGCTCTTTGGAATTAGAACCGTTCATTTTGTCTCCGCGTTATCTCGGAGTTTCTTTTCATGATCTCATCATTGGTTTCTGTGCACAACATGGCGTTTATCCGAAAGTTGTACAGGAAGCCATTCAGATGTATACCATTGTAAACTTGGTAGCTGCGAATCTGGGCGTTTCCATCGTACCTTCTTCAGTTTCCGTTTTTCAGCGCAGCGGTGTCGTATTTCGGCCATTTGAGGAAAGTGTGCCGCCGGTTCCCCTCTACACTGCTTGGAGAACCGACGTGAATAAGGCCGTCCTATCAGCATTTATTAGGACAGTTGAAGAAGTAAGTTCAATAGCAATTGATAGTAGATAA
- a CDS encoding ABC transporter ATP-binding protein — protein sequence MVKLAKYLKPFTVSLIVAIALLFGQALSDLNLPNYMSDIVNTGIQQNGIESAVPEAISEDGFALMTSLMKEQDKTIVEQHYSLVNAGDEKYLDEYPLLESHNVYLLKDTDSSIIDQLNPIFGRAASTFIEISKQLAASSGDQAAPAKEMDMSNIDFNELYALTPVFQQLPAEKLDEAIASANEMDPAMQVQTGTAFVKLMYGELGMDVGKIQSMYIMKTGLFMLLIALGGAIAAIGVGYLSARVAAGVAKKLRRDVFSKIESFSNNEFDKFSTSSLITRTTNDITQIQMLIIMGIRILFYAPILGVGGVIMVLRENSSMTWIIGLAVALLIALIGVVFSVAMPKFKMIQKLIDKLNLVSRENLSGLTVVRAFSTQEFEKKRFDNANQDLTKTNLFVNRVMVFMMPAMMLIMNLITLLIVWVGANQVAESAMQVGDMMAFMQYAMQIIMSFLMISMMFIMVPRASVSAQRIVEVLSTKPSIEDPVQTKPFKSNKTGVVEFRDVSFHYQDAPEDVLTNITFTAKPGETTAFIGSTGSGKSTLINLISRFYDVTQGEIIVNGVNVKDVTQHDLHDQIGYVPQKGVLMSGSIASNLRYGKREASDEEVHLAAEIAQATDFILKDEDGFEKKISEGGANVSGGQKQRLSIARALVKRPPIYIFDDSFSALDYKTDIALRQALKKYTGDSTVLIVAQRVSTIRHAEQIIVLDEGKIVGIGTHEELLQNCPTYLEIASSQLSKEELQ from the coding sequence ATGGTTAAACTTGCAAAGTATTTGAAGCCATTCACTGTGTCGCTCATCGTAGCGATTGCGCTGTTGTTCGGACAGGCGCTGTCAGACCTGAATCTGCCGAATTACATGTCTGACATCGTCAACACGGGCATTCAGCAGAACGGTATTGAGAGTGCTGTACCTGAAGCGATCAGCGAGGACGGCTTCGCGCTGATGACCTCCTTAATGAAGGAGCAGGATAAAACGATTGTTGAACAGCATTACTCGCTGGTCAACGCAGGAGATGAGAAGTATCTCGATGAATATCCTCTGCTAGAAAGTCATAATGTATACCTTTTAAAGGATACGGACAGTAGTATCATTGACCAATTGAATCCAATCTTCGGCAGAGCTGCTTCAACCTTCATCGAAATCTCGAAGCAGTTGGCTGCGTCCTCAGGTGATCAAGCTGCTCCTGCTAAAGAGATGGATATGAGCAATATTGATTTCAATGAACTGTACGCATTGACACCTGTATTCCAGCAGCTCCCTGCTGAGAAGCTCGATGAGGCAATCGCATCTGCTAATGAGATGGATCCTGCCATGCAGGTTCAGACGGGAACAGCTTTCGTTAAGCTAATGTACGGTGAACTGGGAATGGATGTAGGCAAGATTCAGAGCATGTACATTATGAAGACAGGATTATTCATGCTTCTGATCGCCTTAGGTGGAGCTATTGCTGCGATTGGTGTCGGATATCTATCTGCACGAGTTGCAGCTGGAGTAGCCAAGAAACTTCGTCGCGATGTGTTCAGTAAGATTGAAAGTTTCTCGAATAATGAGTTTGACAAGTTCTCGACTTCTTCACTTATTACACGTACGACAAACGATATTACGCAGATTCAGATGCTCATTATCATGGGTATTCGTATCTTGTTCTACGCTCCAATCTTAGGGGTAGGCGGCGTTATTATGGTGCTGAGGGAGAATAGCTCCATGACCTGGATTATCGGTTTGGCTGTTGCCCTACTGATTGCGCTAATTGGAGTTGTATTCTCTGTCGCGATGCCGAAGTTCAAGATGATTCAGAAGCTCATTGATAAATTAAATCTCGTTTCGAGAGAAAATTTGAGCGGACTTACGGTTGTACGTGCATTCAGTACACAGGAATTTGAGAAGAAACGTTTTGACAATGCAAACCAAGATTTGACGAAAACGAACTTATTCGTAAACCGCGTCATGGTGTTCATGATGCCAGCTATGATGCTCATAATGAACCTTATTACCTTGCTGATTGTATGGGTCGGTGCTAATCAGGTCGCTGAATCTGCGATGCAAGTAGGGGATATGATGGCGTTTATGCAATATGCAATGCAAATCATTATGTCCTTCTTAATGATCTCGATGATGTTCATTATGGTGCCGCGTGCTTCGGTATCTGCTCAGCGTATCGTAGAAGTGCTGTCAACAAAACCTTCTATTGAAGATCCTGTTCAGACGAAGCCGTTTAAGTCCAATAAGACTGGTGTTGTTGAGTTCCGCGATGTTAGCTTCCATTATCAGGATGCACCGGAAGATGTGCTGACTAATATTACATTCACAGCCAAGCCTGGTGAAACAACAGCATTTATCGGTTCTACAGGTTCAGGCAAATCCACGCTGATTAACTTGATTTCTCGCTTCTATGATGTCACACAAGGTGAAATTATTGTTAACGGTGTTAATGTGAAAGATGTAACACAGCATGATCTTCACGACCAGATTGGTTATGTACCTCAGAAGGGTGTGCTGATGTCAGGCTCGATTGCGAGCAATTTGCGTTATGGAAAGAGAGAAGCTTCCGATGAGGAAGTGCACCTAGCTGCTGAAATTGCTCAAGCCACTGACTTTATTCTCAAGGATGAGGACGGTTTTGAGAAGAAGATATCAGAAGGCGGTGCGAATGTGTCCGGCGGTCAGAAGCAGCGTCTATCGATTGCACGTGCACTTGTGAAGAGACCTCCAATCTATATCTTTGATGACAGTTTTTCCGCGCTTGACTATAAGACCGATATTGCTCTCAGGCAGGCCTTGAAGAAATATACAGGAGACAGCACAGTTCTTATTGTCGCACAGCGCGTTAGTACGATTCGCCATGCAGAACAAATTATTGTATTGGATGAAGGTAAGATCGTCGGAATAGGCACACATGAAGAACTGCTTCAGAACTGCCCGACATACTTGGAGATTGCTTCATCCCAGCTGTCGAAGGAGGAATTGCAATGA
- a CDS encoding TetR/AcrR family transcriptional regulator yields the protein MKLISTKGDMMVNKRTQHKEQRRIDILEAGLDLFIRKGYGSTKIADIAKKANMSMGLLFHYFESKEKLYEELIKIGCAGTELNLEDIDGSPIHIFKAVAAEILNNIKQNPMSAKMFVLMEHAQNNDSIPDVTKEMVARIDIIKRSISLIEEGQKIGEIRNGNAWALSTAFWCSIQGIAEEIALHPDTPCPEPDWLVDILKSKE from the coding sequence ATGAAATTAATTTCAACGAAAGGTGATATGATGGTAAATAAACGCACTCAACATAAGGAACAACGCAGAATTGATATTTTAGAGGCAGGTTTAGATTTATTTATCCGTAAAGGTTATGGTTCTACTAAAATTGCGGATATTGCAAAAAAAGCCAATATGAGCATGGGGCTGCTGTTCCATTATTTTGAATCCAAAGAAAAGCTTTATGAGGAACTTATCAAGATAGGATGTGCAGGAACAGAATTAAACTTGGAAGATATAGATGGAAGTCCTATTCATATATTTAAGGCAGTGGCAGCAGAAATCTTAAATAACATTAAACAAAATCCCATGTCTGCAAAAATGTTTGTGTTAATGGAACATGCGCAAAACAATGACTCTATACCGGATGTCACCAAAGAAATGGTTGCTCGAATAGACATCATAAAAAGAAGTATCTCTCTGATTGAAGAAGGCCAAAAAATAGGCGAAATTAGAAATGGCAACGCATGGGCATTGTCTACAGCTTTTTGGTGTTCGATCCAAGGAATAGCGGAAGAAATAGCACTGCATCCCGACACGCCATGCCCTGAGCCAGATTGGCTCGTAGACATCTTAAAATCCAAAGAATAG
- a CDS encoding DUF4180 domain-containing protein, whose product MSIQYAILGLLSWKPSSGYELKKIIEESSTMYWSGNNNQIYKSLVKLLGEGLVTNEIQHQESSPSKKIYSITDEGLARLREWVLSEPEVPEFKNTFLIQLAWAEQLSNEELNELLIQYESKLNIHILFQQEKIKRGVISPDRNSREVFLWNKISENLLSFYHNELNWVQGIRKELYEKESIEERMVMNYKIIENGNQKYIEFISTPTPFSTEQDAVDLVALCKENETNLLLLHSHVLSEDFFKLRTGVAGNMIQKFINYHVKTAAVIPKELVNKGKFKEMVLESNHSNHFRFFENREDAESWLLK is encoded by the coding sequence ATGTCTATCCAATATGCAATACTTGGTCTTCTTAGTTGGAAGCCTTCTTCAGGGTATGAACTAAAAAAGATTATTGAAGAATCTTCAACAATGTACTGGTCTGGTAACAACAATCAAATATACAAATCACTTGTAAAGCTACTGGGTGAAGGTCTGGTGACTAACGAGATTCAACATCAGGAGAGTTCTCCATCAAAGAAAATTTATAGTATTACGGATGAAGGACTTGCTAGATTAAGAGAGTGGGTTCTTTCAGAACCGGAAGTTCCTGAGTTCAAGAACACTTTCCTAATTCAATTGGCGTGGGCTGAACAACTAAGTAACGAGGAATTAAATGAATTGCTGATACAATATGAAAGCAAGTTAAACATACACATTTTATTCCAGCAGGAAAAAATTAAACGCGGAGTTATTTCACCTGATAGAAACTCACGTGAAGTATTTTTATGGAATAAGATTTCCGAAAACCTACTTTCCTTCTATCACAATGAACTGAATTGGGTCCAAGGAATTCGTAAAGAACTCTATGAAAAAGAATCGATTGAGGAGCGGATGGTAATGAACTATAAAATTATTGAGAACGGAAACCAAAAATATATCGAGTTTATATCAACCCCAACCCCGTTTAGCACGGAACAGGATGCTGTTGATCTCGTTGCTTTATGCAAAGAAAATGAGACGAATCTTCTTTTGCTGCATAGCCATGTTCTGTCAGAAGACTTTTTCAAACTTAGAACTGGCGTAGCAGGAAATATGATTCAAAAATTTATCAATTATCATGTGAAAACTGCAGCTGTCATTCCAAAAGAGTTGGTTAACAAAGGCAAGTTTAAGGAAATGGTACTCGAATCAAATCATAGTAACCATTTTAGATTTTTTGAAAATAGGGAAGATGCAGAGAGTTGGCTGTTGAAATAA
- a CDS encoding Lrp/AsnC family transcriptional regulator, whose translation MLDNTDKKILEELSKNGRITMKELGEKVHLTGQATASRVCKIEEQGVIEGYTIHLNQIKAGYSLLSCLHIYTHSMDHRPYLTFIEKQQRFIMNNYKISGEGCYLLECRFPTNHELDLFLTELNKHANYKLSIVINK comes from the coding sequence ATGTTAGATAACACAGATAAAAAAATCCTTGAAGAGTTATCAAAGAATGGTCGTATAACAATGAAGGAATTAGGTGAGAAAGTTCATTTGACGGGTCAGGCAACTGCATCTAGAGTGTGCAAAATAGAGGAACAAGGTGTAATAGAGGGATACACGATTCATCTAAATCAAATAAAAGCAGGATACTCTCTCCTCTCATGTCTACATATTTATACACATAGTATGGATCATAGACCCTATTTAACATTTATAGAAAAACAACAAAGATTCATCATGAACAATTATAAAATTAGTGGCGAGGGCTGTTATCTCCTGGAGTGTAGGTTTCCAACTAACCATGAGTTGGACCTATTTTTAACCGAATTAAACAAACACGCTAATTATAAGTTATCTATTGTAATTAATAAGTGA